The following proteins are co-located in the Siansivirga zeaxanthinifaciens CC-SAMT-1 genome:
- a CDS encoding PhoX family protein, whose protein sequence is MNKFLKLFFLAFALTSSSVIMVSCDIEDGKDGVNGVDGKDGKDGKDGEDFTPSPLMFTNKSSLSPLVKMHGEFSDVSAYSLISSTDVLSNGFRLVGAQDGAGFLKDGNEYIYVVNAEDDHAVSRIRLDENLTPISGDWLLNNGVADFARQCSGTMWEKDIHGGDKDIFLSASESLAYDVKGIDPWIETPTPTADFGLDALGEFSWENAVPLPKGAYPGKTVILGGDDDSSGSKGQVTMYLSENSDADFENGKIYVLRFKQVSNGTGGVQNVAANTVYDEGSLDFGKTYDVEFVEIVGGASMTKNEMEAACTAVNASQFIRVEDVDYQKGSDANARNVYFAVTGLGPNTGDVNDWGTVYKLQLDAANPLQGKLTQIISGNTDTNNKDGNLATLQSPDNICVTENFVYFQEDPNSFSRNHAAYIYQSDLDGNNAKVVLELKVESNLSPTGSSKLSGEFGSLIDISDKVGVPDTFMLALQPHYWQSTDFVSTNLPHNQGGQIVILKGLPR, encoded by the coding sequence ATGAACAAATTTTTAAAACTATTCTTTTTAGCATTTGCGCTTACTTCTAGTAGTGTCATTATGGTTAGCTGTGATATCGAAGACGGTAAAGACGGTGTAAATGGTGTCGATGGAAAAGACGGTAAAGATGGAAAAGATGGTGAAGATTTCACACCATCACCACTTATGTTTACAAACAAATCTTCTTTAAGTCCTTTAGTTAAAATGCACGGCGAATTTAGTGACGTTTCAGCGTATTCTTTAATTAGTTCTACCGATGTACTTTCTAACGGATTTCGTTTAGTTGGTGCTCAAGATGGTGCTGGATTTTTAAAAGATGGCAATGAATATATTTATGTTGTAAATGCCGAAGATGACCACGCCGTATCTAGAATACGTTTAGATGAGAATTTAACCCCTATTTCTGGCGATTGGTTACTTAACAATGGTGTTGCAGATTTTGCAAGACAATGTTCTGGAACTATGTGGGAAAAAGACATTCATGGTGGTGATAAAGATATTTTCTTATCGGCTTCTGAAAGTCTTGCTTACGATGTTAAAGGAATCGATCCTTGGATTGAAACCCCAACCCCTACTGCAGATTTCGGTTTAGATGCTCTTGGTGAATTCTCTTGGGAAAACGCCGTACCATTACCAAAAGGTGCTTATCCTGGTAAAACGGTTATTCTTGGTGGTGACGACGATTCTAGCGGATCTAAAGGTCAAGTTACCATGTATTTATCTGAAAACAGCGATGCCGATTTTGAAAATGGAAAAATTTATGTGTTACGTTTCAAACAAGTATCTAACGGAACTGGTGGCGTACAAAATGTGGCTGCTAACACCGTTTACGACGAAGGTAGTTTAGATTTTGGCAAAACATATGATGTAGAATTTGTTGAAATCGTTGGCGGTGCATCTATGACTAAAAACGAAATGGAGGCTGCTTGTACTGCTGTAAATGCTTCTCAATTTATTAGAGTTGAAGACGTAGATTATCAAAAAGGTAGCGATGCTAATGCCAGAAACGTGTATTTTGCTGTAACGGGTCTTGGACCAAATACAGGCGATGTTAACGATTGGGGTACTGTTTATAAATTACAATTAGATGCTGCCAACCCTTTACAAGGTAAACTAACTCAAATTATAAGCGGAAATACCGATACTAATAATAAAGATGGTAATTTAGCTACCTTACAAAGTCCAGATAACATCTGTGTTACCGAAAACTTTGTTTACTTCCAAGAAGACCCGAACTCTTTTAGCAGAAATCACGCTGCATATATTTACCAATCTGATTTGGATGGAAACAATGCTAAAGTTGTTTTAGAGTTAAAAGTAGAAAGCAATCTTTCTCCAACAGGTAGTTCTAAACTTTCTGGCGAATTTGGTTCTTTAATTGATATTTCAGACAAAGTTGGTGTGCCAGATACTTTTATGCTGGCTTTACAACCACACTATTGGCAAAGTACCGATTTTGTATCTACTAACTTACCTCACAACCAAGGTGGTCAAATAGTTATATTAAAAGGTTTACCTAGATAA
- a CDS encoding TerC family protein, which produces MIDFLFTSDAIMALLTLTFLEIILGIDNIVFISIAANKLPEHQQSKATTVGLLLAMIQRIILLFFVSFLIGLKEPFYTIELSWLHIAVSWQALILFGGGLFLIYKSTSEIHEKVEMPSHDENNFSKKKIKSLKQAIFQILIIDFIFSIDSILTAVGMTNGLHSNHNYNLVLMIIAVVISIVIMIGFVNPIREFIKNHPSMQLLGLAFLILIGFMLITEAAHLSHTKLLGNEVGAIPKGYLYFAIAFSLFVEFLNFKIQKNNKN; this is translated from the coding sequence GTGATTGATTTTCTTTTTACCAGTGATGCCATCATGGCATTATTAACCCTAACGTTTCTTGAAATAATATTAGGTATAGACAATATTGTATTTATATCCATTGCAGCTAATAAACTTCCAGAGCATCAGCAATCAAAAGCAACAACTGTAGGCTTATTGCTAGCCATGATACAACGTATTATTTTATTGTTTTTTGTATCGTTTCTTATAGGCTTAAAAGAGCCTTTTTATACCATTGAATTATCCTGGCTTCACATCGCTGTTAGTTGGCAAGCCTTAATTTTATTTGGTGGTGGCTTGTTTTTAATTTATAAAAGTACTTCTGAAATTCATGAAAAGGTAGAAATGCCCAGCCATGACGAAAACAACTTTAGTAAGAAAAAAATTAAAAGTTTAAAACAAGCTATTTTTCAGATACTCATTATTGATTTTATCTTTTCTATAGACTCGATTCTCACGGCTGTTGGTATGACGAACGGTCTGCATTCAAACCACAATTACAATTTAGTTTTAATGATTATTGCGGTAGTTATTTCAATTGTTATTATGATTGGATTTGTAAATCCCATTCGAGAATTCATTAAAAACCATCCAAGTATGCAGCTATTAGGATTGGCTTTTTTAATTTTAATAGGTTTTATGCTAATTACTGAAGCTGCGCATTTATCGCACACTAAGTTATTAGGTAACGAAGTGGGTGCCATACCAAAGGGTTACTTGTACTTCGCTATAGCATTTTCTTTATTTGTTGAGTTTTTAAATTTTAAAATTCAAAAAAACAACAAGAATTAA
- the bshC gene encoding bacillithiol biosynthesis cysteine-adding enzyme BshC, with protein sequence MLQESISFKKTGYFSSLINDYLEEKDELKSYYNRFPNIENFKAQIEEKGASKNLSANTREVLSQVLTTQYKKVEASEATLANIESLKQPNTFTVTTGHQLNLFTGPLYFLYKIISAINLSKTLKEAYPEYHVVPVYWMATEDHDFEEINYFNFKGKKIHWNKNATGAVGDLSTQGLDEVFELFSKELGTTKNAETLKQLFTEAYLKHNNLADATFYLANELFSSYGLVIVDAHNKDLKSLFIPFIEDELLNHTSFQKVSETNKRINELPENYKIQVNPREINLFYLGGGLRERIVFEDDVYKVLNTNLVWSKNDILKLVHEKPEFFSPNVIMRPLYQEVILPNLCYIGGGGELAYWFQLKSFFNAVEVPFPVLLLRNSVLIETEKQHEKLQKLNITTEDIFLKRDAFINKKVREISNIDIDFNEQKNHLKQQFQDLYLLAEKTDKSFIGAVKAQEVKQIKGLENLEKRLLKAQKRSLEDQVFRMTEIRNELFPNNGLQERNTNFSEFYLEYGAQLIPQLVKNLNPLNKEFVIVAL encoded by the coding sequence ATTTTGCAAGAAAGTATTTCATTTAAAAAAACAGGTTATTTTTCATCATTGATTAATGACTATTTAGAAGAGAAAGACGAATTAAAATCGTATTACAATCGATTTCCAAATATTGAAAATTTTAAGGCCCAAATTGAAGAGAAAGGAGCTTCCAAGAACCTATCGGCCAACACGCGTGAGGTTTTATCACAGGTTTTAACAACACAATATAAAAAAGTTGAAGCATCGGAGGCTACGTTAGCGAATATTGAAAGTTTAAAACAACCAAACACATTTACGGTAACTACAGGGCATCAGTTAAATTTATTTACAGGGCCTTTATATTTTCTTTATAAAATAATTTCAGCAATAAACCTTTCAAAAACTTTAAAAGAAGCCTACCCAGAATACCATGTTGTACCCGTATATTGGATGGCTACTGAGGATCATGATTTTGAAGAAATAAATTATTTCAATTTTAAAGGAAAGAAAATTCATTGGAATAAAAATGCCACAGGCGCTGTTGGCGATTTATCTACTCAAGGGTTAGATGAGGTTTTTGAGCTGTTTTCAAAAGAGCTGGGAACTACTAAAAATGCCGAGACATTAAAACAACTTTTTACAGAAGCGTATCTTAAACACAATAATCTAGCCGATGCTACATTTTATCTAGCAAATGAGTTGTTTAGCTCGTATGGTTTGGTAATTGTTGATGCCCACAATAAAGATTTAAAATCGTTGTTCATTCCTTTTATTGAAGACGAATTGCTAAATCATACATCTTTTCAAAAGGTTTCAGAAACGAACAAGCGCATCAACGAGTTACCCGAAAACTATAAAATTCAAGTAAATCCCAGAGAAATAAATTTATTTTATTTGGGCGGAGGCCTTCGAGAGCGTATTGTTTTTGAAGACGATGTATATAAAGTTTTAAACACAAATTTGGTTTGGAGTAAAAATGATATTTTAAAATTGGTTCATGAAAAACCAGAATTTTTTAGTCCAAATGTGATTATGCGGCCTTTATACCAAGAAGTTATTTTACCTAACCTTTGTTACATAGGCGGCGGTGGAGAATTAGCTTATTGGTTTCAATTAAAAAGTTTTTTTAATGCCGTTGAGGTACCTTTTCCTGTTTTATTATTACGTAATTCAGTTTTAATTGAAACCGAAAAACAGCACGAAAAGCTTCAGAAGTTAAATATTACAACCGAAGATATCTTTCTAAAACGCGATGCTTTTATTAATAAAAAAGTACGTGAAATATCGAATATTGACATTGATTTCAACGAACAAAAAAATCATTTAAAACAACAATTTCAAGATTTATATCTTTTAGCTGAAAAAACCGATAAATCGTTTATTGGAGCTGTAAAAGCTCAGGAAGTTAAACAAATAAAAGGTTTAGAGAATCTTGAAAAACGCTTGTTAAAGGCTCAAAAAAGGTCTTTGGAGGATCAGGTTTTTAGAATGACCGAAATCCGAAATGAATTATTTCCTAACAACGGATTGCAAGAGCGCAATACTAATTTTTCAGAATTTTATCTCGAATATGGTGCGCAATTAATACCGCAATTGGTAAAAAATCTTAACCCTTTAAATAAAGAGTTTGTTATCGTAGCCTTATGA
- a CDS encoding DNA gyrase/topoisomerase IV subunit A — MIEDSDDLINEQEEPKETITRVTGMYKDWFLDYASYVILERAVPAIEDGFKPVQRRIMHSMKDLDDGRYNKVANIVGHTMQYHPHGDASIADAMVQIGQKDLLIDTQGNWGNILTGDSAAASRYIEARLSKFALDVVYNPKITEWQASYDGRRKEPVNLPVMFPLLLAQGGEGIAVGLSTKILPHNFIELIDASIKHLQGKRFTILPDFPTGGVADFSNYNDGLRGGRVRVRAKVSQLDKNTLVITELPYGTTTSSLIDSILKANEKGKIKVKKIEDNTAAEVEILIHLPSGLSPDKTIDALFAFTSCESSISPLGCVIEDNKPLFIGVTEMLRRSTDNTVQLLKQELEIRLGEFEEQWHFASLERIFIENRIYRDIEEEETWEGVISAIDKGLQPHIKHLKRPVTEDDIVRLTEIRIKRISKFDIDKAQQKIDALEEEIAKIKHHLANLIEYAIAYFTRLKKEYGPGRERKTEIRTFDDVDATKVVIRNTKLYVNREEGFVGTSLRKDEYVCDCSDIDDIIVFTREGKMMITKVDAKTFIGKDIIHVAVFKKKDKRTIYNFIYRDGKGGPSYIKRFAVTGVTRDKEYDLTNGNKASTTLYFSANPNGEAEVVTILLRQAGSIKKLKWDIDFADILIKGRVSKGNLVTKYPVKKVELKEKGVSTLKPRKIWFDDAVQRLNVDGRGELVGEFRGEDKILVINQKGIAKTITPEITTHFDDDMIVMEKWIPKKPISAIYYNGEKEMFYVKRFLIENEGKEELFISDHPNSRLEIVSTDWRPIAEIEFTKERGKDRKDNLEVNLEEFIAVKGITAIGNQLTKEKVNQINLLDPLPYEAPEQVQADELEVVEEEEINTSNESNTDDAESVKKQPPKSSHDDDLPTGGLDDKGQITLF, encoded by the coding sequence ATGATTGAAGACAGCGACGATTTAATTAACGAACAAGAAGAACCAAAGGAAACCATTACCCGTGTCACGGGAATGTATAAAGATTGGTTTTTAGATTATGCATCTTACGTTATTTTAGAACGTGCTGTACCAGCCATTGAGGACGGGTTTAAACCCGTACAAAGACGCATCATGCATTCTATGAAAGATTTAGATGATGGGCGTTATAATAAAGTAGCCAATATCGTCGGCCATACCATGCAATATCACCCCCATGGTGATGCCAGTATAGCCGACGCTATGGTTCAAATAGGTCAAAAAGACCTTTTAATTGACACCCAGGGTAACTGGGGAAATATTCTTACCGGCGATAGTGCAGCGGCTTCTCGATATATCGAAGCACGTTTATCAAAATTTGCACTAGACGTTGTTTACAATCCAAAAATTACAGAATGGCAGGCTTCTTACGACGGACGTAGAAAAGAGCCTGTAAACTTACCAGTAATGTTCCCTTTATTGTTAGCACAAGGGGGCGAAGGTATTGCTGTTGGGCTTTCAACAAAAATATTACCACATAATTTTATAGAACTTATAGATGCTTCTATAAAACACCTTCAAGGGAAACGTTTTACCATACTTCCAGATTTTCCAACGGGAGGTGTTGCCGATTTTTCAAATTATAACGATGGACTTAGAGGCGGACGTGTTCGTGTTAGAGCTAAAGTGTCTCAATTAGACAAAAATACGCTTGTTATAACCGAATTGCCTTATGGTACCACAACATCTTCTTTAATTGATTCTATTTTAAAAGCAAATGAAAAAGGAAAAATTAAGGTTAAGAAAATTGAAGATAATACGGCTGCCGAGGTAGAAATTTTAATTCATTTACCATCAGGTTTATCGCCAGACAAAACCATTGATGCGCTTTTTGCATTTACAAGTTGTGAAAGTTCTATTTCGCCCTTAGGTTGTGTTATTGAAGACAACAAGCCGCTTTTTATTGGTGTTACCGAAATGCTGCGTAGAAGCACCGATAACACGGTACAGCTTTTAAAACAGGAACTGGAAATTCGATTAGGCGAGTTTGAAGAACAATGGCATTTTGCTTCATTAGAACGTATCTTTATTGAAAATAGAATATACCGCGATATCGAGGAAGAAGAAACCTGGGAAGGTGTTATAAGCGCCATCGACAAAGGACTTCAGCCACATATAAAACATTTAAAACGTCCTGTAACCGAAGACGATATTGTTCGTTTAACAGAAATTCGAATTAAACGTATTTCTAAATTTGATATTGATAAAGCACAACAAAAAATTGATGCTTTAGAAGAAGAAATTGCCAAGATTAAACATCATTTAGCAAATTTAATAGAATACGCTATTGCTTATTTTACCAGACTTAAAAAAGAATATGGCCCGGGTAGAGAACGTAAAACAGAAATTAGAACCTTTGACGATGTTGATGCGACCAAGGTTGTTATTCGAAATACGAAGCTTTATGTAAATAGGGAAGAAGGCTTTGTTGGTACTTCTCTTAGAAAAGACGAATACGTTTGTGATTGTAGCGATATAGATGATATTATTGTGTTTACTCGCGAAGGTAAAATGATGATTACAAAAGTAGATGCTAAAACATTTATAGGTAAAGATATTATACATGTGGCTGTATTTAAAAAGAAAGACAAGCGTACCATATATAATTTTATCTATCGCGATGGAAAAGGTGGCCCTTCATATATTAAACGTTTTGCTGTAACAGGTGTAACGCGCGATAAAGAATACGATTTAACAAATGGTAATAAAGCATCAACAACCTTGTATTTTTCTGCAAATCCTAATGGCGAGGCAGAAGTTGTAACTATTTTATTAAGACAGGCAGGAAGTATTAAAAAACTTAAATGGGATATCGACTTTGCCGATATTTTAATTAAGGGCAGAGTTTCCAAAGGTAACCTCGTAACAAAATATCCGGTTAAAAAAGTTGAATTAAAAGAAAAAGGTGTATCTACCTTAAAACCTCGTAAAATCTGGTTTGACGATGCTGTACAACGCTTGAATGTTGATGGCAGAGGGGAATTAGTAGGTGAGTTTAGAGGCGAAGATAAAATATTGGTAATCAATCAAAAAGGAATTGCTAAAACCATCACTCCAGAAATAACTACACATTTCGATGACGATATGATTGTTATGGAAAAATGGATTCCTAAAAAACCAATTTCAGCCATTTATTATAATGGTGAAAAAGAGATGTTTTACGTAAAACGATTCTTAATTGAAAATGAAGGTAAAGAGGAATTGTTTATTTCAGATCACCCAAACTCCCGATTAGAAATTGTTTCAACCGATTGGAGACCCATTGCCGAAATTGAGTTTACTAAAGAACGAGGTAAAGACCGAAAAGATAATTTAGAAGTTAATTTAGAAGAATTTATTGCTGTTAAAGGCATTACGGCCATAGGGAACCAATTAACTAAAGAAAAGGTAAATCAAATTAATTTATTAGATCCCTTACCATACGAAGCTCCAGAACAAGTACAAGCCGATGAATTAGAGGTTGTAGAAGAGGAAGAAATTAATACTTCTAACGAATCTAATACTGATGATGCCGAATCTGTTAAAAAACAGCCCCCTAAGTCTTCTCATGATGACGACCTGCCAACTGGTGGTTTAGACGATAAAGGGCAGATTACATTATTCTAA
- a CDS encoding pyridoxal phosphate-dependent decarboxylase family protein translates to MHKIDMELVEMTLDVMKYTIDRISSTNNAIGKPKKESELKALVGETITESGIGGEVAFNLWKKHLMKANVPVDHPRNLAFVPASPTRAAVMFDLVTSASSIHGAYWMEGAGGIFCENEAMKWIVSLTGLPEGAFGVFTSAGTAANLSGIVTAREHWRSLDASHKSQKGLIITSIGAHSSVKAMAKVADIDVLLVDTEDRLEAAVLQQTINNLDEETRKRLFAVVGTGGTTNAGIIDDLDCIANICKSENLWFHVDAAYGGGALAADSVRHLFNGIEKADSITIDPHKWMFSPYDCGAIIYRNPELAKQVHSQQGSYLDIFSDEGAHGFNPTDYQIQLTRRVRGLPLWFSLAMHGTAKYKEAIERGLELAQIAGKLIEERPYVELVRDPSLSCVLYRRIGWSPDDYRDWTFKNHDSGFALVTPTKWKKGKTFETVSRFCFINPDTTENDIAMILDTMA, encoded by the coding sequence ATGCACAAAATAGATATGGAACTTGTAGAGATGACCTTAGATGTTATGAAATATACCATCGACAGAATTTCATCTACAAACAATGCCATAGGAAAACCAAAAAAAGAATCAGAATTAAAAGCTCTGGTAGGCGAAACCATTACAGAATCTGGCATTGGAGGTGAAGTTGCTTTCAATTTATGGAAGAAACATTTAATGAAAGCCAATGTACCGGTAGACCATCCAAGAAATTTAGCATTTGTTCCTGCTTCTCCAACACGAGCAGCGGTTATGTTCGATTTAGTAACCTCGGCATCAAGCATACATGGTGCTTACTGGATGGAAGGTGCCGGTGGTATTTTTTGTGAAAATGAAGCCATGAAATGGATTGTTTCCTTAACTGGTTTGCCAGAAGGTGCTTTTGGTGTGTTTACAAGTGCTGGTACAGCAGCCAATTTATCTGGTATTGTTACAGCTAGAGAGCATTGGCGCAGTTTAGATGCTTCACATAAATCTCAAAAAGGATTAATTATAACCTCTATTGGAGCGCATTCATCGGTTAAGGCTATGGCAAAAGTAGCCGACATTGATGTATTATTGGTTGATACCGAAGATCGGTTAGAAGCAGCTGTTTTACAGCAAACCATTAATAATTTAGATGAAGAAACGCGTAAGCGCTTGTTTGCAGTGGTTGGAACGGGTGGAACAACCAACGCGGGGATTATAGATGATTTAGATTGTATTGCCAATATTTGCAAGAGTGAAAACCTTTGGTTTCATGTTGATGCAGCTTATGGCGGTGGTGCTTTGGCAGCCGACTCTGTAAGACATTTATTTAATGGTATAGAGAAAGCCGATAGCATCACTATAGACCCACACAAATGGATGTTTTCTCCCTACGATTGCGGTGCAATAATTTACAGAAATCCAGAATTAGCAAAACAAGTACATTCACAACAAGGCTCTTATTTAGATATTTTTAGTGATGAAGGCGCCCATGGTTTCAATCCAACCGATTATCAAATACAATTAACAAGACGCGTTCGCGGATTGCCTTTATGGTTTTCATTAGCTATGCATGGAACTGCTAAGTATAAAGAAGCCATTGAGCGTGGTTTAGAATTGGCTCAAATAGCAGGAAAGCTAATCGAGGAGCGTCCGTATGTAGAGTTGGTAAGAGACCCGAGTTTGTCTTGTGTTTTATACCGAAGAATAGGTTGGAGTCCAGATGATTACAGAGATTGGACTTTTAAAAATCACGATAGTGGTTTTGCACTAGTAACACCAACAAAGTGGAAAAAAGGAAAAACTTTCGAAACCGTATCTCGTTTTTGTTTTATTAACCCAGATACCACAGAAAATGACATTGCTATGATTTTAGATACCATGGCTTAA
- a CDS encoding cytochrome c peroxidase produces the protein MKTTIKVLSLLIILTSCKKNEEKMEPSINWTQAQTYYINNLEDAIRYLDSLKAEGLNGNKSKHYFALTRASFKKAEPYASYLNPEVGHRANGPALPIYKEDTGKITSPIGLQKIEESIYEQETSIDDFNEEIYVTKGLFYVLKKTIEKRDLNPQRFFIATHQQLFRIVSLAISGFDTPVSHLGINETKISLESLQKVYSLTIQAIIQNKDKSLDSEFQNNLSKAIQFIEKNNDFDTFDRFTFTRDYMNPITRNWVNIRKVANIWEPIDTEPFNFDAPTFFENNTFNVSYFTPATNLNPSEKQIKLGEKLFSEPKLSANQDMACISCHIPSKGYADGLALNLDNKGNPLQRNTPTLINTAFQKSFFLDGRSNSLLDQISLVFTNDKEFNTNVHEFSDAILTDSTYVKLFKEAYGSLPKNNKAIIKAISSYIATLNGFNSKFDKNIRGETNNFTEEEKLGYNIFMGKALCATCHFIPLTNGTVPPFFNETEKEVIGVPETAENKTLDNDLGFYWKFKEDLHKGMFKTPSVRNVTLTEPYMHNGVYNTLEAVVDFYNLGGGGGLGFDLPHQTLPFDNLNLTAKEQASLVAFMKTLTDDQVNKRSY, from the coding sequence ATGAAAACGACAATTAAGGTATTAAGCCTGTTAATTATTTTAACTTCTTGTAAAAAAAATGAAGAAAAAATGGAGCCTTCCATTAACTGGACTCAAGCACAAACGTATTACATAAATAATTTAGAAGATGCGATACGTTATTTAGATAGCTTAAAAGCAGAAGGGTTAAATGGTAACAAATCTAAACACTACTTTGCGCTTACCAGAGCTTCCTTTAAAAAAGCCGAGCCTTATGCTTCATATTTAAACCCAGAAGTTGGCCATAGAGCTAATGGGCCAGCGCTTCCTATTTACAAAGAAGATACTGGTAAAATTACAAGCCCAATTGGGTTACAAAAAATTGAAGAAAGTATTTACGAGCAAGAAACCAGTATCGATGATTTTAATGAAGAAATATATGTTACCAAAGGGTTGTTTTATGTACTTAAAAAAACCATTGAAAAAAGAGATTTAAATCCGCAACGGTTTTTTATAGCTACGCATCAGCAATTATTTAGAATTGTTAGCTTAGCCATTTCTGGTTTTGATACACCTGTAAGCCATCTGGGCATCAACGAAACTAAAATATCTCTGGAGAGTCTTCAAAAGGTTTACAGCTTAACGATTCAAGCGATTATTCAAAATAAAGACAAATCGTTAGATTCTGAATTTCAAAATAATCTTTCAAAAGCCATTCAATTCATTGAAAAAAATAATGATTTCGATACGTTTGATCGTTTTACCTTTACAAGAGATTACATGAATCCTATTACCAGAAATTGGGTAAACATTAGAAAAGTTGCTAATATCTGGGAGCCTATAGATACAGAACCCTTTAATTTTGATGCTCCAACCTTTTTTGAAAACAATACGTTTAATGTGAGTTATTTTACACCGGCCACGAATTTAAATCCGAGTGAAAAACAAATTAAACTGGGTGAAAAATTATTTTCAGAGCCTAAGTTGTCTGCAAACCAAGATATGGCTTGTATATCATGCCACATTCCAAGTAAGGGTTATGCAGATGGTTTGGCATTGAATTTAGATAATAAAGGGAATCCATTACAAAGAAACACCCCTACTTTAATAAACACAGCGTTTCAAAAAAGCTTTTTTTTAGATGGCAGATCGAATAGTTTACTGGATCAAATTTCTTTAGTATTTACAAACGATAAAGAATTTAATACCAATGTTCATGAATTCTCTGATGCTATTTTAACAGATTCGACTTATGTAAAATTATTTAAGGAAGCTTATGGCAGTTTACCAAAAAACAATAAAGCTATTATAAAAGCTATTTCATCTTACATAGCTACATTAAACGGATTTAATTCAAAATTCGATAAGAATATTAGAGGTGAAACAAACAATTTTACAGAAGAAGAAAAACTGGGCTATAACATTTTCATGGGAAAAGCTTTGTGTGCAACATGCCATTTTATTCCACTTACCAATGGAACTGTGCCGCCATTTTTTAATGAAACGGAAAAAGAAGTTATTGGTGTTCCTGAAACAGCAGAAAATAAAACGTTAGATAACGATCTTGGTTTTTATTGGAAATTTAAAGAAGATTTGCATAAAGGCATGTTTAAAACACCTTCCGTTAGAAATGTAACACTAACTGAGCCATATATGCATAACGGTGTTTATAACACACTTGAAGCGGTTGTAGATTTTTACAACCTTGGTGGCGGTGGCGGATTAGGTTTCGATTTACCTCACCAAACCTTACCGTTTGATAACTTAAATTTAACTGCAAAAGAGCAAGCTAGCTTGGTGGCTTTTATGAAAACTTTAACCGACGACCAGGTAAATAAAAGGAGTTATTAA